TGTTCGGACCTGCAAACTTAATATCAAGTGCACTTTAGTTTCAGTGTTTGCCTTCTTACTTAATTTCAGTCTTTTAATGAAAATTAGACTTAACTTGGAGAGCACATGCGGTTGTTGCTCACCAAAGCTGCATGATGTTCTGGAATTTGGATGTTTTGGTTCTGAGTTTGTAATTCGCTCGTTGGCTGACCGGATCACATCAAGAAAAGGTGGTATTCCACGGATGATTTGTCAGGCCTTTGTGATTATTTTCTTGCTGAATTGATTCAAATTTCCCCTTGAGGTAGAATCCGGGCTTGCGAGTAAGCTTAAGTGACCCAGCAACTCAAAGGTAAACTTAAGTTTCAAAGGAGGAAGAATCTCTACATGTAGATTGCCTTATTTTGGTGCACACTCTTCCACTAAGAAATAAATGCTTGCACCACTTATTGAATTTTCCATGAAAAAGATAGGTCATGAAATAGAAAATTAGGATCTTATTGCAAAATATTGGATTTTATCCGACATATTTTCTTCGGATAGAAGGGAATCATCTATTGAAACCTCTATTTAAGAATAGACAATGGGGTTTTGCTTTGAAATGCTGTTGAAAGTTATAAATTTAAGTAGACGAAAGAATATGATAGGCACTAGTAGATGCCTTGCTGACTATCCATAGCTTCCAACTGAATATGCTTGTTTCATTTGCCTAACTTGTTCTTTTTTCTAGTTGAAGTGACATATATATTTAGTCATGGATGAGCTAAAGAAGATGCAAGATATCAAAGGACCGTATTCTACAACCACTCCATAAAAAGGTAAGCAACCAATGAGAAAAAGCAAACTTGATTCTCTCTTAAAGATTGCAAATTGATGTGTCTATTGATTCTTTGCTGCCTGCTTTAATTATAAATGTCATCACCGGGgaatctcttcttttcttttttgttcttaaAAGCATCGATGCGTCTGCTCAAATCTTTCTTGCACGCCCACGCATACGCAAACATGTGGTTATTATTAGGcttaatgtttaatttaacattcaatatttacatttttgtcaatttaatttttattttttaagttcaatttgacttttaaattttttaaaaaagagtcaaattattttttttaatggaactatggattaaaagattaaatttttaaatattgcaGTCAGCATGATGGtccatatatatttcattttttaaaatatttttataatttttaaattatttgatgacgtagtcaatatttttattaaaaaatgatttgattcttttttaaaaggttaatgattaaatttaggtaaaaataataaatgtaaaATCGAAATGTAAATTTTTATTAGGGTGTAATAAGAATAAAGTTTGGAAGAATAAGAATTTAGACAAGAATTAGAGGCTGAGAAGAAAAGGATGGAAACAGCCGGCACGAGTTGTATGACCTTTGCAACAAAATCAAAATGGTTATTATTTCTATGATAAAATAACAACAAATTACGTCACTTTGTGAGGAAAATTCCATGAATACATCGAAGCAcctaacttaatttttatttattttctacttttatttttggCATAAATGTTCATCGGGGTGACGAGGAGTCCAAAACAAACAAGGTTGCTGTGACGTGGAAGCCAATACCCAAACACTCTTGCTCAAGCCTAAAGTAAATGAAATTAACATTTCCAAAACACTCATgaggaaaaaaaaaatcttttcacAAATGATATTAAGATTTCTTTAGAagataaacataattaaaaaaaaaaggaagtcgCTTAATTCCAACTATAGGACTTTTTAAATCTCtaattaaaacttatttaaaaaaaactcttagCTTACTTATAGGTTTATATTCCTTTGCCTccaagtataaaattttaaaagtgaaaaataagataaggtgattattttttagaaaatatcaaTTGAAACTCTTAGTCAAGTCAGACAAAATGTTGTTGAAAAGAATAATTTAATGGTATGGTGGAGTCAATGGTTATCATCTTTCTACTTGTTTAATAAGGTAATTTaactaagaaagaaaacaaataaacaatgcaagaaaatcaatataattattattattattattattctatttaatgaaatagttaataattttttttaataattttaaaaagttgctTTGAAGTACTCCTAACTAAAAGAAATTATATCAAGTCTTAATAATATTAGtgaaaatgaatataaaaaagAAGCCATATTCCCCCAATGCATTAACTTCCAAGTCTCAAAGGTTCAAGAGTTGTCTGTTCTAGTTCCGGTTTTTCAAGGAGAAGCTTGTTTTAGTTCCAACAACAATATGTGCTCCACGGGCTTCCATCTGTGCTTAGCTAAAATTCTCACGTAATCAACATTCAATTCAACCTTTAAATCACAGCCACAAAGTCAGTTTGTCAACACCCATCAAAGGGACTCAAAGCCTCACAACTAACCTCTGGAGTTTGCAGAGTTTGCAGCAAGGAGACCATGGATGACATGTTATGTGATGAGCTACTGCAAGAAATATTCAGAAAGCTGCCATCAACCCCACCATCTTCTTTATCTGTTTCTTTAGTTTCCAAACGTTGGCTTAACCTTTATAGATGCTCAAAAGCATCTCTTTCTCTCAAGTTTCTACCACACAATTCTATGATTATCTCCTTGTCTTCTCTTCTTTCTCACTACccttctctttctttcctttctcttgTTCTGTCTGATGCAGCGGATTTCCCCTCTTCCAACAACAATTCAAGCATCACTGCCTTTTTCGACAACTTGCTTTTCGTTGTTTCTTCCTCTTGTTCTAACCTGCATCACCTCAGGTTCTTAGCTGGCCCTGTTTCTTGTCTGTCTTTGTTTTCTCTATCCAAATCTTGTTCCCAACTTACTTCAATTACTGCCTCATTATCTAGACCTCTTTTTCTCAACTGGGTTGTTTCGTTTCCTTGCTTAAAGGAGTTATGTTTACATGTATGCTCAActgatgatgttgatgatggaGATAAGCAATTTGGGTTGTCTCTAAATGAAGAATTGGATGTCAAATTTGGGTTAGAAACTCTCTGTGTATCAGGAATTCAGGCAGATGATAAGGATATCAGTTGGCTATGGAGGAACTGTAAAAGGCTTAAAAAATTACAGCTGAGGAGCTGTGAGAGTGTTGGTCATGGAGAGTCATTTGCATCATTTATCTGTTGTGTGGAAGGTCTTGAAGAAGTAGAGTTAAGGAAATGTAGGAGTATAATCGATAGAGTTCTATTAAGATTAGCTGAGAATTGTGCTTCATTGATTTCTCTATTGATCTATGATGGATGTAGTAGAGAGCGTTTGCTTGAATTCATAACAACTTGCAGGTGTAATTTGCAGAAACTTGACCTTAGATTGCCATTAGACCTCAACAATGATCACCTCTTAGCCATTGCTATGAATTTAAGAGGTCTCTCAACACTTAGGCTTCAAAGTTGCTGTCTGGTTACTGGTGAAGGTCTGCACGTTCTTGGGGTTGCCTTGAACCCCACACTCGAAGAATTGGCTTTAATAAACTGCGACGTTGTCGATCGAGAAGTAGGGTTGCTAGCCACATTAGGACAAAATTTGGGGATGTTAAGGAAACTAGACTTGTCTTATAATGAAATGTTGGTTGATAAGGAGTTGATTTCAATGCTAGTTTCTTGCAATCATCTGACAGAATTGAAGTTGAGAGGTTGCAGGAAGCTAACAAGTATGACCATGGTTACCATATCTAAGACCTGCAATGGCTTGCAAAGTATTGATATTATGAATTGTCCTGGGATTGGGGCTCAGGCAGTGGAGTTCTTTGTCTTGAATTGCCCTCAGATGAAACAAATTGTGGTTGAGGAGAGCAAGGTTTCAGACATGGCTAGGACATGGGCTTGTCATAAATTTATAGAGGTAACTTCTGGTTCATGAACTGTGATTGAAGAATCATCTTATATATGCCATTTATTCATGTTCTGTTGGAACCAACAACATCTAAATTTCTATCTAATTATGATGTTCTTGGAAAAGCTTGTTATTGTAATAAGATAACTGCAATGAACAATTAGAATTTTCTTCTATTTGGGAACTGAATTGAGTTTATTCTAATTAAAGCATTCAAGTGTAATACAATAGTGTCTGATTTTCAATCTTTTAGCCCAAGTTTATTGGGCCATTTGTAACCTACATATTAATGGGACCAACATAGGCTTCAGctcatatatatatagtatagataTTAGTAGACCTCATAATGGACTGATTGGACACTTAACAATTAATATCACAAGAgacataaagtaaaataaaaaataatacaagtaaattaatattttagaatttaaattatatcCTTATTGGATTTTAATTCAATTGAATTGttataattgtaaaaataaagagaatatgACTTTAAATGTACTttaaatatgtattattttttattttaaatgttaaaaattatggataactgtaaaatttatataaaaaattaactatgcaaattattaattttaaaatttttatatataattatatccaacAATTACATAAATATAACCCAAAAGTAGACATTACATTACATTTTacattcaatatttttatttaatctgaCACTACTTTTAGATTGaatatttaagttgaaatttcaCTATTAGATCTTATATTTTGTGTAAGTacatttagtatttatattttaatttggtcattttttatcTTTGTATTTTTAGAATTTGAGCTTTTTAGTCTTGGTCAAATGGtaacattaaattcatcaaattatgttattttcaaaatatggtGAATCAAACATATTATTGCATGTGTAATGCTATGTcagcttgttattttcacatGTTAGTcgaaaaaaaatagttaatagattTAAGGACTATAGTTTGCATTAAGATTGAAGTTtcggaattaaaaaaatatagcaaCTAAGAATGATACAGTTGGAGAACACGGAGTAAATATACAATTTTGTGCATAATATAGGACTAATAACATAAATTAACCAAACATATTTAATTGCTacgactaaaatttcaaaattcaaaaagtatagggactaatattGATGGAATCATTATTAACTTCAAAATGTGTAGCAAAGATGGTGGGAGTTGTCtaagggtgagcgttcgatcgaattaagtagaatcgagtgaaaaaatttcgagttaatcgagttgacgagccctattttatcatcctaactcgatttgaaattttcttgaattGAGTCAAGTAAAATGAAAATCGAGTCGAattaaattgagtgaaattgttcgagctaaattaaaaaattaaacatgttaaattaaaatcttgttacagtaaTTAATTTCATGTTGGAGTAcgtaaatttgaaaccatatatatttgaaaactttttcaaagcaaaaaaaaaaaaacatactttagtatgataagcttgaatcattaattaacttatttaggtccccaaaaggttaatttatataaatatgctggaaaaaaattgagaaactatgctaattttttaaaaaatttactaatctaCACTGTCTTTGGAGAGAGTTCAACAGTAATTGTAACTTTTCCAACGGCTACAAGGGTTTCAACAACCGTAAAAtttcctatataaacccctccaaACTTTATTCTTTTCAACCAAGTACTCAATACTCATTCTTCCATCTTATATTCCTAAtcctcaattttcaatttttttttctaattttcccaAATTGTATATTTTGTTTTACATCCCAAATGCACATTTATTTACAATATATGAAAGTTGTTTATTAAATTGGTTTGTTTTGTACCATATTATATTGtgagtttaaaatttataattatttttgttactttttcatttaagtttttctcCTTCCATTTATTCACCCAAATGTTTTGAGAAAATAAAGAATAGAATGTCAGTACGAAAAAAGATTAAAACTTTGACTTGtgtattataatatatattacttcaataattaatattaacttacaCTTTACAAAAAAATGGCATGACTAAACGAAAAAGTTAGTGTTTTAATTAGCTCTTCTTCTCGATGCTCCCGCGTTGTGTGGACATGTTGGCTTCGTATGCCCTGAGTTCCTACAATAATTGTATAACCTTGGTGTGTCTCCCAGCTCCTGAATATCCATATTGCCTCATATCTGAGTTGAGTTTGTCTGACCTTTCGGCTTGCGCTGTGAGTTCTTATCCGGTACCAACTCGAAAGGAGTGTGTGAAGTAGGCTACTACATGCGTTAATTCAGGATAGGGGGAAttcaaatttccaaacattgTACTCATGTTCAAGTTTGTAAATTTCATCAACATAGGTCATGTAATCTATACGTTCCAAGGAACATGCCATAATTGCATGTGCACATGGATAACAAAGTGCTTGAAATCTCCCACAGTTAGAGATCATTTGTCTCAAGTCTATGTGATACGCTCCACCGATAACTCCATGGTCAGGTCTATAGGGTTTCTTAACCCGGAATATTAGATTTTGTCACGAGTAACATGCTAAAGTCATTGAGTTcatgatttctacattttcccCAATACTTTTAGCATTGACTTACACCAAATGTGACCACCCTTTATCTATCTCTCGTATGTCTCAGTTTGCTTTGGAAACAAGGCTGTTAATCAGAAATACGTTTCTTTGACCATCGAGGTTACCGGTAAGTGGCGCGTCTCTTTTAGTACGGAGTTAATGCATTCCACTAGGTTCAATGTCATGTGTTCGTATCGTAGTCCTCTGTCATCAGACTGCGTCCACTGCTTCTTTGGTATCCTATTGAGGTCTTTGCAACCAGTCAGTTTACAGTCTATAGTCTCATCCTCTAACATCTTATGGAATCGATGTTGGATGAGACCATACCCAATTGATGGCAGTCAATAATGCATTCAAGAAAAGCGATCCAAATGTATATGTTAAATTGTTTTACAGGAAACCAATTCTATGCATAACGTACCCATGTTAATGACGTGTCGCCGCTCCGCATTCTTATGATATTGGCCCATATAGTTAAACCCTATGTGACGCCAACAATACCTATGGTGTGTACGATCCCATAGGCTTGAACGATGGTCGAATGCAACTTGTATTTCGGTGCCCCTATCGAAAATGATGCACACATCATATTGTGGCACAACATGCCTTCTCAGGTTGGGAGGAAATCCCAATCATCACTGGATTCTTCCAGAGTTATTGCAAAATCTATTGGCAGGATTCTTCGGTTACTATCTTGTGCAACAGCTAATAACAACTTATGCTTATATCTTCCGTACAAGAATGTGCCTTTAATTTGGACAAGTGGCTTACAGTACCGAAATGCAGTTACATATtacttaaaagtaaaaaaaatgatggAAAACTCTTTTCTAGAGACCAAGCGATCGCCATAATGCGCAGGCTTCGTTTGCAGCTCGGCTACGGAACCTGGTATGTACTACTCCAGTACTTGACACCATTACCACAATT
The sequence above is drawn from the Gossypium hirsutum isolate 1008001.06 chromosome A05, Gossypium_hirsutum_v2.1, whole genome shotgun sequence genome and encodes:
- the LOC107897914 gene encoding F-box/LRR-repeat protein 4 — encoded protein: MDDMLCDELLQEIFRKLPSTPPSSLSVSLVSKRWLNLYRCSKASLSLKFLPHNSMIISLSSLLSHYPSLSFLSLVLSDAADFPSSNNNSSITAFFDNLLFVVSSSCSNLHHLRFLAGPVSCLSLFSLSKSCSQLTSITASLSRPLFLNWVVSFPCLKELCLHVCSTDDVDDGDKQFGLSLNEELDVKFGLETLCVSGIQADDKDISWLWRNCKRLKKLQLRSCESVGHGESFASFICCVEGLEEVELRKCRSIIDRVLLRLAENCASLISLLIYDGCSRERLLEFITTCRCNLQKLDLRLPLDLNNDHLLAIAMNLRGLSTLRLQSCCLVTGEGLHVLGVALNPTLEELALINCDVVDREVGLLATLGQNLGMLRKLDLSYNEMLVDKELISMLVSCNHLTELKLRGCRKLTSMTMVTISKTCNGLQSIDIMNCPGIGAQAVEFFVLNCPQMKQIVVEESKVSDMARTWACHKFIEVTSGS